The Gemmatimonadaceae bacterium genome includes a window with the following:
- a CDS encoding bifunctional homocysteine S-methyltransferase/methylenetetrahydrofolate reductase — MSAPYSRQRFLDPARIIVFDGAMGTMLYSRGMFINQCYDELNVSAPELIRAIHQEYVRAGAQVLETNSFGANRSKLAQHGLESKVHELNRAAAQIAREVAGDRDVLVAGAVGPLGLRLEPFGPTSLEEARGYFREQMEGLRDGGAELFILETFGDLHEIEQAIRAARDVEAGTPVIAQMTIGVDGLSPYGATPEDIARSLDAWGADVIGLNCSVGPQTILEAIERMVPLTSRKLSAQPNAGMPRDVGGRSMYMASPEYMATYARHLVQAGAKIVGGCCGTTPAHIHAIGDGVRPLAPRLAEVHTRPEARDSAPVESALALPAMVPLAERSHWGARIAAREWATSVEIVPPRGVDASRMLADVRRLKDAGVDAVNVPDGPRAQSRMGALLTSVLIQQQIGIETVTHYACRDRNLLGMLSDLLGAAAIGLRNLLVVTGDPPKMGPYPDATAVFDIDSIGLTNLVHNLNRGLDPGGNQIGEPTRFVIGVGVNPAAVDPDHELERFEWKVAAGAEFAITQPVFDVEQLERFMARIAHVRIPLVAGIWPLISVRNAEFLANEVPGVAVPEAVVARMRRANERSRDHAVAEGIAIAREMLDRVRPVVQGAQVSAPFGKVDLALQVLGR, encoded by the coding sequence ATGAGCGCTCCCTATTCGCGGCAACGGTTTCTCGACCCCGCACGCATCATCGTGTTCGACGGAGCGATGGGCACCATGCTCTATTCGCGCGGCATGTTCATCAATCAGTGCTACGACGAACTCAACGTCAGCGCCCCCGAACTCATCCGCGCCATTCACCAGGAATACGTGCGCGCCGGCGCTCAGGTGCTCGAGACCAACAGCTTCGGCGCCAATCGGAGCAAGCTCGCCCAGCATGGACTGGAATCGAAGGTGCACGAGTTGAACCGCGCTGCCGCGCAGATCGCTCGCGAGGTGGCCGGCGACCGCGACGTGCTCGTGGCGGGCGCGGTCGGCCCGCTCGGCCTGCGCCTCGAGCCCTTCGGGCCGACCAGTCTCGAAGAGGCCCGAGGCTACTTCCGCGAGCAGATGGAAGGGCTGCGCGACGGCGGCGCCGAGTTGTTCATTCTCGAGACATTCGGCGACCTCCACGAAATCGAACAGGCCATTCGCGCCGCCCGCGATGTCGAGGCCGGGACCCCCGTGATCGCCCAGATGACCATCGGCGTGGACGGGCTCTCCCCCTACGGCGCCACCCCTGAAGATATCGCGCGGTCCCTCGACGCCTGGGGCGCCGATGTCATCGGCCTCAATTGCTCGGTGGGCCCGCAGACGATCCTCGAAGCCATCGAACGCATGGTGCCGCTCACCTCGCGCAAGCTCAGCGCCCAGCCCAACGCCGGCATGCCGCGCGACGTCGGCGGCCGCAGCATGTACATGGCGAGCCCGGAGTACATGGCCACATACGCCCGTCACCTCGTGCAGGCCGGCGCCAAGATCGTCGGCGGATGCTGCGGTACCACGCCCGCCCACATCCACGCGATCGGCGACGGCGTCCGCCCCCTGGCCCCACGGCTCGCCGAAGTGCACACTCGCCCCGAAGCGCGCGACTCCGCACCGGTGGAATCCGCACTCGCGCTCCCCGCCATGGTTCCGCTCGCCGAACGCTCGCACTGGGGCGCGCGGATCGCGGCCCGCGAGTGGGCCACCTCGGTCGAGATCGTACCGCCGCGCGGGGTCGACGCGTCCCGCATGCTCGCCGATGTCCGCCGCCTCAAAGACGCCGGCGTCGATGCAGTCAACGTTCCCGACGGACCGCGCGCCCAGAGCCGCATGGGCGCCTTGCTCACCAGCGTGCTCATCCAGCAGCAGATCGGCATCGAAACGGTCACGCACTACGCCTGCCGCGACCGCAACCTGCTCGGCATGCTGTCCGACCTGCTCGGCGCCGCGGCGATCGGGCTGCGCAATCTGCTCGTCGTCACCGGTGATCCGCCCAAAATGGGTCCCTACCCCGACGCGACAGCGGTGTTCGACATCGATTCGATCGGGCTCACCAACCTGGTGCACAACCTCAACCGCGGACTCGACCCCGGCGGCAACCAGATCGGAGAACCCACGCGGTTCGTGATTGGCGTGGGCGTGAACCCCGCCGCCGTCGATCCCGACCACGAACTCGAGCGGTTCGAGTGGAAGGTCGCCGCAGGCGCGGAATTCGCCATCACCCAACCGGTGTTCGACGTCGAGCAGTTGGAACGGTTCATGGCGCGCATCGCTCACGTCCGGATCCCGTTGGTTGCCGGGATCTGGCCGCTGATCTCGGTGCGCAACGCCGAGTTCCTGGCCAACGAGGTCCCCGGAGTCGCGGTGCCCGAAGCCGTCGTGGCCCGCATGCGTCGTGCCAACGAACGTTCGCGGGACCACGCCGTGGCCGAGGGCATCGCCATTGCACGCGAGATGCTCGACCGGGTGCGTCCCGTCGTCCAGGGCGCCCAAGTGTCGGCCCCGTTCGGCAAGGTCGACCTTGCCCTCCAGGTACTCGGCCGGTAG
- the metH gene encoding methionine synthase, producing the protein MANRPPPGTYLAELSHRVLVFDGAMGTNIQRYHLRAEDFGGDSLEGCNDHLVLTRPDVIREIHESFLAVGCDVVETCTFQSTPHRLREWGIEPKTHELNLAAARLARAACDRFSTADHPRFVAGSIGPTGLLPSSSDPVLSNITFDALAANYYAQARALAEGGVDVLLVETAQDILEVKAALTGFERLFAELGRRIPVQTQITLDVSGRMLLGTDVASALTTLEALRADVIGLNCSTGPEHMREPVRYLTENAGRPISCIPNAGLPLNTGAGEAVYPLEPEPMAAMLAEFVADLGVRVVGGCCGTTPAHLAAIVSAVHARPAASRPWESRPAAHVPRISSAMRAMPLEQQPPPLLIGERVNAQGSRKVKQLLLADDYEGIVQVARQQQDAGAHVLDVCVAVTERADEAEQMATLVKLLSMSVELPLMIDSTEPAVIEAALAHVPGRAIVNSINMENGRQRIDLVVPIARRHGAALVALTIDEHGMAKTRERKLEVARNIYDIVVGEYGLAPEDLIYDALTFTLATGDQEWVDSARETIEGIRLIKRELPGVYASLGVSNVSFGLAPAARAVLNSVFLHHCVEAGLDMAIVNPAHIVPYAEISQAERALADDLVFNRRPDALQLFIDRFTAGGERGTAGSQPAVDPTSAMTPGEKAHWMVVHRKKEGIEQVLDAAGVREHPVRVLNDVLLPAMKEVGDRFGAGELILPFVLQSAEVMKKAVKHLERFLDKSEGYTKGRVVLATVYGDVHDIGKSLVNTILSNNGYTVFDLGKQVPVNVILEKAQAVNADAIGLSALLVSTSKQMPLCVQELDKRGLHIPVLIGGAAINRRFGRRAMFVAGERPYAAGVFYCKDAFEGLETMDALQDPRRREATVARLIDDARRDVFLRSDAGKDVRAGTESEERSGVRADHPVPTAPFYGTRTLRDIPLDEVFELLDVDELYRLQWGARGSGAAFDRLVHDEFAPTLERIKARARREEWLRPQAVYGYFPAQSRGNAVIVYDPEDFTRHGTARELARFTYPRQDGRDRLCLADYFRSVDSGDMDVVALQIVTVGDAASREFDRLQHAGEYTEAYYLHGLAVETAEAVAEWLHRRIRHELGVPGGRGKRYSWGYGACPDLEDHELVFKLLPAERELGLTLTTAYQLVPEQSTAAMIVHHPDAKYYAVRATAGSTT; encoded by the coding sequence ATGGCCAACCGTCCGCCGCCAGGTACCTACCTCGCCGAGCTCTCCCACCGCGTCCTCGTCTTCGATGGCGCGATGGGTACCAATATTCAACGATACCATCTCCGGGCGGAAGACTTCGGTGGGGATTCGCTCGAAGGATGTAACGACCACCTCGTGCTCACGCGTCCCGATGTCATCCGCGAGATCCACGAGTCGTTTCTCGCGGTAGGCTGCGACGTGGTCGAGACCTGCACCTTCCAGTCCACCCCGCACCGCCTCCGCGAGTGGGGCATCGAGCCCAAGACGCACGAGTTGAACCTCGCGGCGGCCCGCCTCGCCCGCGCCGCCTGCGACCGCTTCTCCACGGCCGATCACCCGCGCTTCGTGGCCGGCTCCATCGGACCCACCGGGCTGCTCCCCTCGAGCAGCGACCCGGTGCTGTCCAACATCACGTTCGACGCGCTGGCCGCCAACTACTACGCCCAGGCCCGCGCGCTCGCCGAAGGCGGGGTGGACGTGCTGCTCGTGGAGACGGCGCAGGATATCCTCGAAGTCAAGGCCGCCCTCACGGGGTTCGAGCGCCTGTTCGCCGAACTCGGCCGCCGCATCCCGGTGCAGACGCAGATCACGCTCGATGTGAGCGGCCGCATGCTCCTCGGCACGGACGTGGCCAGTGCGCTCACCACGCTCGAGGCGCTACGCGCGGACGTGATCGGCCTCAACTGCTCCACCGGACCCGAGCACATGCGTGAGCCGGTGCGCTACCTCACCGAGAACGCCGGACGTCCCATCTCGTGCATTCCCAACGCCGGCTTGCCGCTCAACACCGGCGCCGGCGAGGCCGTGTACCCCCTCGAGCCCGAACCGATGGCGGCGATGCTCGCCGAGTTCGTCGCCGATCTCGGCGTACGCGTGGTGGGCGGCTGCTGCGGCACGACTCCCGCGCACTTGGCGGCTATCGTCAGCGCCGTGCATGCACGACCCGCCGCCAGCCGCCCCTGGGAATCGCGCCCCGCGGCCCATGTGCCCCGCATCTCGTCGGCCATGCGCGCCATGCCGCTCGAGCAGCAACCGCCTCCGCTGCTCATCGGCGAACGCGTCAACGCGCAGGGTTCGCGCAAGGTCAAGCAGCTGCTCCTCGCCGACGACTACGAGGGCATCGTCCAGGTCGCCCGCCAGCAGCAGGACGCCGGCGCCCACGTCCTCGATGTGTGCGTGGCCGTCACCGAGCGGGCCGACGAGGCCGAGCAGATGGCCACCCTCGTCAAGCTGCTCTCGATGAGCGTGGAACTGCCGCTGATGATCGACTCGACCGAGCCGGCGGTGATCGAGGCGGCCCTCGCGCACGTGCCGGGCCGCGCCATCGTCAATTCGATCAACATGGAGAACGGCCGCCAACGCATCGACCTCGTGGTGCCGATCGCCCGCCGCCACGGGGCGGCCCTGGTCGCGCTCACGATCGACGAGCATGGCATGGCCAAGACCCGCGAACGCAAGCTCGAAGTGGCGCGCAACATCTACGATATCGTGGTCGGCGAGTACGGCCTCGCCCCCGAAGACCTGATCTACGACGCCCTCACCTTCACGCTCGCCACCGGCGACCAGGAGTGGGTCGACTCGGCCCGGGAGACGATCGAAGGCATCCGGCTCATTAAGCGCGAACTCCCCGGCGTGTACGCCTCGCTCGGGGTGTCCAACGTGAGCTTCGGTCTCGCCCCGGCCGCGCGCGCGGTGCTCAACTCGGTCTTTCTGCACCACTGCGTGGAAGCCGGACTCGATATGGCAATCGTGAATCCGGCGCACATCGTGCCGTACGCCGAAATTTCACAGGCCGAGCGCGCCCTGGCCGACGACCTCGTGTTCAACCGGCGTCCCGACGCGCTGCAGCTCTTCATCGATCGCTTCACGGCCGGCGGGGAGCGCGGCACCGCGGGAAGCCAGCCGGCGGTTGACCCCACGAGCGCGATGACGCCCGGTGAGAAGGCCCACTGGATGGTCGTCCACCGCAAGAAGGAAGGCATCGAACAGGTGCTCGACGCCGCCGGCGTGCGAGAACACCCCGTGCGCGTGCTCAACGATGTGCTGCTCCCCGCGATGAAGGAGGTGGGCGACAGGTTCGGCGCCGGCGAGCTGATCCTGCCGTTCGTGCTCCAGTCGGCCGAGGTGATGAAGAAGGCGGTCAAGCACCTCGAGCGGTTCCTGGACAAATCCGAGGGCTACACCAAAGGCCGAGTCGTTCTCGCCACCGTGTACGGCGACGTCCACGACATCGGCAAGTCACTGGTCAACACGATCCTCTCCAACAACGGATATACGGTGTTCGACCTCGGCAAGCAGGTGCCGGTGAATGTGATCCTCGAGAAGGCTCAGGCGGTGAACGCCGACGCGATCGGTCTCTCGGCGCTGCTCGTGTCGACTTCCAAGCAGATGCCGCTCTGCGTGCAGGAGTTGGACAAGCGCGGCCTGCACATTCCGGTGCTGATCGGCGGTGCGGCGATCAACCGCCGGTTCGGCCGGCGAGCCATGTTCGTGGCCGGCGAACGCCCGTACGCCGCTGGCGTGTTCTACTGCAAGGACGCCTTCGAGGGGCTGGAGACGATGGACGCCCTGCAGGATCCCCGCCGCCGCGAGGCCACGGTGGCCAGACTGATCGACGATGCGCGCCGAGACGTGTTCCTCCGCTCCGACGCTGGCAAGGATGTGCGCGCCGGCACCGAGAGCGAGGAACGCAGCGGCGTCCGCGCCGACCACCCGGTGCCCACGGCGCCGTTCTACGGCACCCGCACGTTGCGCGACATTCCCCTCGACGAGGTATTCGAGCTGCTCGACGTCGACGAGTTGTATCGCCTGCAATGGGGCGCGCGCGGCTCCGGCGCGGCATTCGACCGCCTCGTGCACGATGAGTTCGCCCCGACCCTGGAGCGAATCAAGGCACGCGCACGGCGCGAGGAGTGGCTGCGTCCCCAGGCCGTCTATGGATACTTTCCCGCGCAGTCCCGCGGGAATGCCGTGATCGTTTACGACCCGGAGGACTTCACCCGCCACGGCACGGCCCGCGAGCTCGCCCGCTTCACCTACCCGCGACAGGACGGCCGCGACCGCCTCTGTCTCGCCGACTACTTCCGCTCGGTAGACTCCGGCGACATGGACGTCGTCGCGCTGCAGATCGTGACCGTCGGCGATGCAGCCTCGCGCGAGTTCGACCGGCTACAGCACGCCGGCGAGTACACCGAGGCGTACTATCTCCACGGCCTCGCCGTGGAAACGGCGGAGGCGGTGGCCGAATGGCTGCACCGGCGGATCCGCCACGAACTGGGCGTTCCCGGCGGACGCGGCAAACGCTACTCGTGGGGCTACGGCGCCTGCCCCGACCTCGAGGATCACGAATTGGTGTTCAAGCTCCTGCCTGCGGAACGCGAACTCGGCCTGACGCTCACGACGGCCTACCAGCTCGTGCCCGAGCAGAGCACGGCGGCGATGATCGTGCACCATCCCGACGCCAAGTACTACGCCGTGCGCGCGACGGCGGGATCGACCACATGA
- a CDS encoding acyl-CoA dehydrogenase family protein: MSNNAETARAPLTVLSNDELMFRDAVAAMAEEMVRPRVQEMERAGKIDPELTKAFAEMGLMGIEVDEAYGGAAGSLMMVTLAVEEVSKIDASAAIQIDVQNTLVNYPLRTYGSDHIKSTYLPRLTGGTVGAYALSEPGSGSDAFGMATRAERKGDNWLLTGRKMWITNGAEAQIYVVFANANPEAGYKGITAFVVERGFPGFSVGRKEDKMGIRASSTTELILDGVEIPVKNVLGPVGQGYKVAIETLNEGRIGIGAQMIGVAQGALKAATDYVKERKQFGKALAEFQGIQFQLAQARTEVEAARLMVYNAARLKDAGHDIAMEGAMAKLYASQVCERVTSISLELFGGYGYTKDFPAEKFYRDAKIGAIYEGTSNMQLQTIAKQMLR; the protein is encoded by the coding sequence ATGTCCAACAACGCCGAAACCGCCCGCGCCCCGCTCACCGTCCTGTCCAACGACGAACTCATGTTCCGCGACGCGGTCGCGGCGATGGCCGAGGAGATGGTCCGCCCCCGGGTCCAGGAGATGGAGCGGGCCGGCAAGATCGACCCCGAACTGACCAAGGCGTTTGCCGAGATGGGGCTCATGGGCATCGAGGTCGACGAGGCGTACGGGGGTGCCGCCGGGTCGCTCATGATGGTGACACTGGCCGTCGAGGAGGTCAGCAAGATCGACGCCTCTGCCGCCATCCAGATCGACGTCCAGAACACGCTGGTCAACTACCCCCTCCGCACCTACGGCAGCGACCACATCAAGTCCACCTACCTACCCCGCCTCACCGGCGGTACGGTGGGCGCCTATGCTCTCTCCGAGCCTGGGTCGGGGTCCGACGCCTTCGGGATGGCCACGCGCGCCGAGCGGAAGGGCGACAACTGGCTGCTCACCGGGCGCAAGATGTGGATCACCAACGGCGCTGAAGCGCAGATCTACGTCGTCTTCGCCAACGCGAATCCGGAGGCCGGATACAAGGGCATCACCGCGTTCGTCGTCGAGCGCGGCTTTCCCGGATTCAGCGTCGGCCGCAAGGAAGACAAGATGGGCATCCGAGCGTCGAGTACCACCGAACTCATCCTCGACGGCGTGGAGATCCCGGTGAAGAACGTGCTCGGTCCCGTGGGCCAGGGGTACAAGGTGGCCATCGAGACGCTCAACGAGGGACGCATCGGCATCGGCGCGCAGATGATCGGCGTTGCCCAGGGCGCGTTGAAGGCCGCCACCGACTACGTCAAGGAGCGCAAGCAATTCGGCAAGGCGCTCGCGGAGTTCCAGGGCATCCAGTTCCAACTCGCGCAGGCGCGCACCGAAGTCGAGGCGGCGCGCCTCATGGTGTACAACGCGGCCCGCCTCAAGGACGCTGGGCACGACATCGCCATGGAGGGCGCCATGGCCAAGCTCTACGCTTCGCAGGTGTGCGAACGCGTGACGTCGATCTCACTGGAGCTATTCGGCGGCTACGGTTACACCAAGGATTTCCCCGCCGAGAAGTTCTATCGCGACGCCAAGATCGGTGCGATCTACGAGGGCACGTCCAACATGCAACTGCAGACGATCGCCAAGCAGATGCTACGGTAG
- a CDS encoding PAS domain S-box protein, translating into MSDHTVNSPGAGGLHPALEPFKELLRQSPVAITVMDIDAHILMWSSEAERLFGWKEEEVVGRTPLHVPPEAVAKMFEHIRNAAEGNPARGTEVVRMRRDGTRVNVLIHTAAIRDPEGQVVGIMGMFVDVTERRQIEMRLRNAQKMEAVGLLAGGVAHDFNNLLTAIKGFSSLLLEAVGENQAAQECVDEIVRAAERAAGLTGQLLAFSRRQLLRPEILDLNRRLSAMHPMLRVLAASNIELKLELGDEVGLVMADPVQFEQVVLNLVMNAREAIVERGKITMRTRVVTLEKEFAKWGVTPRPGPYVRLDVIDTGKGMDPLSLTRAFDPFYTTKEAGTGLGLATVFGIVKQSGGYVWPTATSAKGTTFSVYLPRVEAEDDVITAVASAGTGPVADRPSETPADTAAVTRAAGPARLLRLVPGGPSKEARPGRRALDAPRPAVSGRLTVMVVDDDEAVRDMMRRTLSRRRHTVLDAASGAEALQVSRLFTDNIDLLITDIRMRGMTGLELRDAFATERPAMRVLFMSGHADEFMRGELRDHQTPFLGKPFSMEELDEAIRRAMAPGPTA; encoded by the coding sequence ATGTCAGATCACACGGTGAATTCCCCCGGTGCCGGGGGGCTGCATCCGGCGCTGGAGCCGTTCAAGGAACTGCTCCGGCAGTCGCCGGTGGCGATCACGGTGATGGACATCGACGCGCACATCCTGATGTGGAGTTCCGAGGCTGAGCGACTGTTCGGGTGGAAGGAAGAGGAGGTGGTGGGCCGGACCCCGCTCCACGTTCCCCCCGAGGCGGTGGCCAAGATGTTCGAACACATCCGCAATGCCGCCGAGGGGAACCCGGCCCGTGGAACCGAGGTGGTGCGGATGCGGCGGGACGGGACGCGGGTGAACGTGCTGATCCATACCGCGGCGATTCGGGATCCGGAGGGCCAGGTGGTGGGGATCATGGGGATGTTCGTGGATGTCACCGAGCGGCGGCAGATCGAGATGCGCTTGCGCAACGCTCAGAAGATGGAGGCGGTGGGACTGCTGGCTGGTGGCGTGGCGCACGATTTCAACAATCTGCTCACGGCGATCAAGGGATTCTCGTCGCTGCTGCTGGAAGCCGTGGGTGAGAACCAGGCGGCACAGGAGTGCGTGGACGAGATTGTGCGGGCGGCGGAACGTGCTGCGGGACTCACGGGGCAGCTGCTCGCCTTCAGTCGGCGCCAGCTGTTGCGGCCCGAGATCCTGGACCTCAACCGGCGCCTGTCGGCCATGCATCCGATGTTGCGCGTGCTGGCGGCCAGCAATATCGAACTGAAGCTCGAGCTGGGTGACGAGGTCGGATTGGTGATGGCCGACCCGGTGCAGTTCGAACAGGTGGTGCTGAATCTCGTGATGAACGCGCGTGAAGCGATCGTGGAACGCGGCAAGATCACGATGCGTACGAGAGTCGTGACGTTGGAGAAGGAGTTCGCAAAATGGGGGGTCACCCCGCGGCCGGGGCCGTACGTACGTCTGGACGTGATCGATACGGGGAAGGGCATGGATCCGCTCTCCCTGACACGGGCGTTCGATCCATTCTACACGACCAAGGAAGCGGGGACCGGGCTCGGCCTGGCCACGGTGTTCGGCATCGTGAAGCAGAGTGGGGGCTACGTGTGGCCCACCGCCACCTCGGCCAAGGGGACGACGTTCTCCGTCTACCTGCCGCGTGTGGAGGCGGAGGACGACGTGATCACGGCCGTGGCGAGCGCGGGGACGGGACCGGTCGCCGACCGGCCGTCCGAGACGCCGGCCGATACCGCGGCGGTGACCCGGGCGGCCGGCCCGGCCCGCCTGCTGCGGCTCGTGCCCGGGGGGCCGAGCAAGGAAGCGCGGCCGGGCCGTCGGGCGCTCGACGCCCCGCGGCCGGCGGTGTCGGGGCGCCTCACGGTGATGGTCGTGGACGACGACGAAGCGGTGCGCGACATGATGCGGCGCACGTTGTCCCGCCGCCGCCATACCGTACTCGACGCGGCGTCGGGTGCCGAGGCGCTGCAGGTGAGCCGGCTATTCACCGATAATATCGATTTGCTAATAACAGACATCCGCATGCGCGGTATGACGGGGCTGGAATTGCGTGATGCGTTCGCGACCGAACGGCCGGCGATGCGCGTGTTGTTCATGTCCGGCCATGCCGACGAGTTCATGCGCGGCGAACTCCGCGACCACCAGACGCCCTTCCTCGGCAAGCCATTCAGCATGGAGGAACTGGACGAAGCGATTCGACGGGCGATGGCGCCCGGGCCGACCGCCTAG
- a CDS encoding YggT family protein codes for MTQTIGAAAAIMMILRGVLLAVGVLAAVGAGIAWGVRTRRLGPFTWAGRFARRWVDPLLAPVERFLLRTGGHATSAPWWGLVILLVAGMLLLSAVQAFAGVVLQVMWVAGHPSQAPVLVLSWVFMILRLALIVRVLVSWIPASPYAWWVRWSYRLTEWLLRPLRAVVPLFGAVDVTPVVAYFLLWLVQSLLHIP; via the coding sequence ATGACGCAAACCATCGGTGCCGCCGCCGCGATCATGATGATACTGCGCGGCGTGCTGCTCGCGGTCGGCGTGCTGGCCGCCGTCGGCGCCGGCATTGCATGGGGCGTGCGCACGCGCCGTCTGGGGCCCTTCACCTGGGCGGGGCGCTTCGCGCGGCGGTGGGTGGATCCCCTGCTCGCCCCGGTGGAGCGGTTCCTGCTCCGCACTGGAGGTCACGCGACCAGCGCCCCATGGTGGGGGCTCGTGATTCTGCTCGTCGCCGGCATGCTGTTGCTGAGCGCCGTGCAGGCATTCGCCGGTGTCGTGCTGCAGGTGATGTGGGTGGCAGGCCACCCGTCGCAGGCACCCGTCCTCGTGCTGTCGTGGGTGTTCATGATCCTGCGGCTGGCGTTGATCGTGCGGGTGCTCGTGTCGTGGATCCCCGCCTCGCCATACGCCTGGTGGGTGCGGTGGAGCTACCGGCTCACGGAGTGGCTGCTCCGTCCGCTACGCGCCGTCGTGCCGCTCTTCGGCGCCGTCGACGTGACGCCGGTGGTCGCCTACTTCCTGCTCTGGCTGGTGCAGAGCCTGCTGCACATCCCGTAG
- a CDS encoding aldehyde dehydrogenase family protein, whose translation MPAPRFVESRDPATGEVWSRYESTSSADIAAALAAARHAQPAWRATPVRERARILERFHDVLFARRDEVAATVGRENGKPPVEALSEVLVTLDFARYYGSRKVLRELRPSARTGASPATWRKRVLISVEPFGVIGVIAPWNYPFMLPAAIVLPALVAGNAVLLKPSEFTTESGLLIASLLDEAGLPRGIFRVLPGERITGAALIEHGCDKFFFTGSEATGRKVAAECGARLIPCVLELGGSDAAIVLDDADLERAAEGLAWGRFSNSGQTCVAPKRLFVHEAVYDRFAALLSDRVRRINASNDRMSAETGPLIRPEQTARLQAQFDDALARGAKVAASADRTAARVFAPVLLTDVTSDMRVLREETFGPVLPMVRVRDDEDAVARANDSPYGLSASVWSRNRPRALAVAARLDVGSVVLNDSVVVAGMSDVPHGGVKASGSGRAHGIAGLRECVRSKTVVVERAPGLRQVWWFPYGPTLRNAFDGALTALHGPGVWARLRGLWRARGLLRRPRP comes from the coding sequence TTGCCCGCCCCACGCTTCGTCGAGTCTCGCGACCCGGCCACCGGCGAGGTCTGGAGCCGGTACGAGAGCACGAGCTCGGCCGACATCGCCGCCGCCCTCGCCGCCGCTCGGCACGCCCAGCCCGCATGGCGCGCCACACCCGTGCGCGAGCGTGCGCGCATCCTCGAGCGGTTTCACGACGTGCTCTTCGCGCGCCGGGACGAGGTCGCCGCCACCGTCGGCCGCGAGAACGGAAAGCCCCCGGTCGAAGCGCTGAGCGAGGTGCTCGTCACGCTCGACTTCGCGCGATACTACGGCAGCCGGAAAGTCCTCCGCGAACTTCGACCGTCGGCGCGAACCGGTGCCAGCCCGGCCACGTGGCGCAAGCGCGTGCTGATTTCGGTGGAACCGTTCGGGGTCATCGGCGTGATCGCCCCGTGGAACTACCCGTTCATGCTCCCCGCGGCCATCGTCCTGCCGGCGCTCGTGGCCGGCAACGCGGTACTGCTCAAGCCGTCGGAATTCACCACGGAGAGCGGCTTGCTCATCGCCAGCCTGCTCGACGAGGCGGGACTGCCGCGCGGCATCTTTCGCGTGCTGCCCGGTGAGCGCATCACCGGGGCCGCGCTCATCGAGCACGGATGCGACAAGTTCTTCTTCACCGGTAGCGAAGCGACCGGGCGCAAAGTGGCGGCCGAATGCGGGGCCCGCCTCATTCCCTGTGTCCTGGAACTGGGCGGCAGCGACGCCGCGATCGTGCTCGACGACGCCGACCTCGAACGGGCCGCCGAAGGCCTCGCCTGGGGACGGTTCTCGAACAGCGGGCAGACCTGCGTGGCGCCCAAGCGATTGTTCGTCCACGAAGCCGTTTACGACCGCTTCGCCGCTCTGCTCTCCGACCGCGTGCGGCGCATCAATGCAAGCAACGACCGCATGTCGGCTGAGACGGGGCCCCTCATCCGTCCGGAGCAGACCGCGCGCCTCCAGGCGCAGTTCGACGACGCGCTGGCGCGTGGCGCAAAGGTTGCCGCCTCTGCCGACCGCACGGCTGCCCGCGTGTTCGCGCCGGTGCTGCTCACCGACGTCACCTCCGACATGCGCGTGCTGCGCGAGGAGACGTTTGGCCCGGTGCTGCCCATGGTGCGGGTACGCGACGATGAGGACGCAGTGGCGCGCGCCAACGATTCGCCATACGGCCTGAGCGCCAGCGTTTGGAGCCGCAACCGCCCGCGCGCGCTGGCCGTGGCCGCCCGCTTGGATGTGGGAAGCGTGGTGCTCAACGACTCGGTGGTGGTGGCCGGCATGAGCGACGTGCCGCACGGCGGAGTGAAGGCGAGCGGGTCAGGACGCGCGCATGGCATTGCGGGCCTGCGCGAATGCGTGCGCAGCAAGACGGTGGTGGTCGAGCGGGCTCCGGGGCTGCGACAAGTCTGGTGGTTCCCGTATGGGCCCACGCTGCGCAACGCCTTCGATGGCGCCCTGACGGCGCTCCACGGCCCGGGGGTGTGGGCGCGGCTCCGCGGGCTCTGGCGGGCACGCGGCCTGCTCCGCCGCCCACGCCCTTGA
- a CDS encoding DUF167 domain-containing protein — MALDVRPRPGGVRVSVRAQPRAARTEIAGVHGDALKVRLCAPPVDGAANEALVAFLAERFGLTRQSVRIVSGHAARTKIVELDGVDVAAVRRVAGED; from the coding sequence GTGGCGCTCGACGTCCGGCCGCGTCCGGGCGGCGTGCGGGTCAGCGTGCGGGCGCAGCCGCGGGCCGCCCGCACGGAGATCGCCGGCGTCCACGGCGACGCGCTCAAGGTGCGCCTCTGTGCGCCGCCGGTGGATGGCGCGGCCAACGAAGCGCTGGTGGCATTCCTGGCCGAGCGGTTCGGCCTGACGCGGCAGTCGGTGCGCATCGTGAGCGGCCACGCGGCGCGCACGAAGATCGTGGAGCTGGACGGCGTAGACGTGGCCGCCGTGCGCCGCGTGGCCGGAGAGGACTAG